A stretch of the Buchananella sp. 14KM1171 genome encodes the following:
- a CDS encoding PAC2 family protein, translating into MSDLFTREVASFRAPVLIHHLSGGMDAGDAGRLVSEQLRAALPATRIGTFNTDALLDYRSHRPTVWVENWQVGGVHEPELALDLVHDYEGTPILLLHGPEPDFKWNAFRDEVARIVKEAGVELTVSAFGVPVPVPHTRPTPVHATGTAAAHLQRPSLIGAMQTAASLDMLLDVDQAQRGGDTLQLVAFVPFYLGDSSSAGAAAAVIGHLSEVTGLKLPVGDLEAAASSQAAPVESILELAGGEDGQFGEFVSMLEKQYDNALPAMAQSAAKAESGELPTGEEIAQAMQGYLASLSEQGAAARTAAAQPAPAAPSHSTAPPRAPRHRREDPVSVQFFGGGGVLEGGDDDATGRFEAPGPGEVPPGDDAATGHPEDPQPES; encoded by the coding sequence ATGAGTGACCTTTTCACCCGCGAAGTAGCCAGCTTCCGCGCGCCGGTTTTGATCCACCACCTCAGCGGTGGCATGGACGCGGGCGACGCGGGCCGGCTGGTGAGCGAGCAGCTGCGCGCCGCCCTGCCCGCCACCCGGATCGGCACGTTCAACACGGACGCGCTGCTGGACTACCGCTCCCACCGCCCCACCGTCTGGGTGGAGAACTGGCAGGTGGGCGGGGTCCACGAGCCCGAACTGGCGCTGGACCTGGTGCACGACTACGAGGGCACGCCGATCCTGCTGCTGCACGGCCCGGAGCCGGACTTCAAGTGGAATGCGTTTCGAGACGAGGTGGCGCGCATCGTCAAGGAGGCGGGCGTGGAACTGACCGTCTCTGCCTTCGGCGTGCCCGTGCCGGTGCCGCACACGCGCCCCACCCCGGTGCACGCGACCGGCACGGCCGCCGCCCACCTGCAGCGCCCCTCGCTGATCGGGGCGATGCAGACCGCCGCCTCCCTGGACATGCTGCTGGATGTGGACCAGGCCCAGCGCGGCGGCGACACGCTGCAATTGGTTGCCTTCGTGCCCTTCTACCTGGGCGATTCCTCCAGCGCCGGGGCGGCCGCAGCCGTGATCGGGCACCTGAGCGAGGTCACCGGCCTGAAGCTGCCGGTGGGGGACCTGGAGGCGGCCGCCTCCTCCCAGGCCGCTCCGGTGGAGAGCATCCTGGAACTGGCCGGCGGCGAGGACGGCCAGTTCGGCGAGTTCGTCTCCATGCTGGAAAAGCAGTACGACAACGCCCTGCCCGCCATGGCGCAAAGCGCCGCGAAGGCGGAGAGCGGCGAGCTGCCCACCGGCGAGGAGATCGCCCAGGCCATGCAGGGCTACCTCGCCTCCCTGAGCGAGCAGGGCGCGGCCGCGCGCACCGCCGCCGCGCAGCCTGCGCCCGCTGCACCCTCGCACTCCACCGCCCCGCCGCGCGCCCCGCGTCACCGCCGCGAGGACCCAGTCAGCGTCCAGTTCTTCGGTGGCGGGGGAGTACTGGAGGGCGGGGACGACGACGCCACCGGCCGATTCGAGGCGCCTGGCCCCGGTGAGGTGCCGCCGGGGGACGACGCCGCCACCGGGCACCCCGAGGACCCGCAGCCGGAGAGCTAA
- a CDS encoding cold-shock protein, translated as MVQGVVKRFSPEKGWGFLEQSDGQGPDVFVHYSSIQTEGFRTLERGQRVEFEITQGPKGLQASNVVPL; from the coding sequence ATGGTGCAGGGAGTGGTCAAGCGATTCAGCCCCGAGAAGGGGTGGGGCTTCCTAGAGCAGAGCGACGGCCAGGGGCCGGACGTCTTTGTTCACTACAGCTCCATCCAGACCGAGGGCTTCAGGACCCTGGAGCGCGGCCAGCGCGTCGAGTTCGAGATCACCCAGGGACCCAAGGGGCTGCAGGCAAGCAACGTGGTGCCGCTCTAA
- a CDS encoding spermidine synthase, translated as MSRKRSSTSRAAASRTASRATTPQFDLPEGPVRGQHALLECHLDDRGVLLYVDGVESSYLDADPAHLEFEYMQQMTAALRAARGEGPVRALHLGGGGCALARAWDARFPGSAQVAVEYDSVLAANARQWFDLPRSPRLRVRHGEARAVLAEGSARFEAITRDVFVGRDVPAHLRTAEFVQAVRSRLEEGGLYLANLGARPPLTEARREVATALEVWGRPESTALISLPALLTGRRYGNFVLAFAPDVCWERSELTRLLLRLPLPAAFISGEKLVAFAAGNEPYRD; from the coding sequence GTGAGCCGCAAACGTTCCTCTACTTCCCGCGCCGCCGCGTCCCGGACGGCCTCCCGGGCCACCACCCCGCAGTTCGACCTGCCCGAGGGCCCGGTGCGCGGCCAGCACGCGCTGCTTGAGTGCCACCTGGACGATCGCGGGGTGTTGCTCTACGTGGACGGGGTGGAGTCCTCTTACCTGGATGCAGACCCGGCCCACCTGGAGTTCGAGTACATGCAGCAGATGACGGCGGCGCTGCGGGCGGCGCGCGGCGAGGGCCCGGTGCGGGCGCTGCACCTGGGCGGGGGTGGCTGCGCGCTGGCCCGCGCCTGGGACGCTCGCTTTCCGGGCTCGGCCCAGGTGGCCGTGGAGTACGACTCGGTGCTGGCCGCCAACGCCCGCCAGTGGTTCGACCTTCCCCGCTCCCCCCGCCTACGGGTTCGCCACGGTGAGGCGCGGGCCGTGCTCGCCGAGGGCAGTGCGCGCTTCGAGGCGATTACGCGCGATGTCTTTGTGGGGCGCGACGTGCCCGCCCACCTGCGCACCGCCGAGTTTGTGCAGGCCGTCCGGTCCCGCCTGGAGGAGGGCGGGCTCTACCTGGCCAATCTGGGTGCGCGCCCGCCCCTTACTGAGGCCAGGCGGGAGGTGGCCACCGCCCTGGAGGTGTGGGGCCGCCCCGAGTCGACGGCGCTGATCAGCCTGCCGGCCTTGTTGACCGGGCGCCGCTACGGCAACTTTGTGCTCGCGTTCGCGCCCGACGTCTGCTGGGAGCGCAGCGAGTTGACCCGCCTGCTCTTGCGCCTGCCGCTGCCGGCGGCGTTCATTTCCGGGGAGAAGCTGGTGGCCTTCGCGGCCGGCAACGAGCCCTACCGCGACTAG
- a CDS encoding Y-family DNA polymerase has protein sequence MSNAPRSAAARRNWGDDDSGTPILHLDMDAFFASVEELDYPHLRGRPLAVGGRERGVISAANYQARAYGVRSAMPTHLALAACPQLVLQPGRFSRYREVSAAVMALLAEVTYRVEQVSVDEAYLDVSGARRTGGSPVEIGAHLRQRIRERVGVPASVGVGSTKLIAKLASAHAKPDGLLLIPAQRSLEFLHSLPVGAIPGIGAVTQRKLSARELHTVGDLADLLLTGLLPGARHAAGAPAAGHAAGAPAARHGGSVVPVTALPLLPGGRELERLVGRSAAESLARMVFNNDRRQVRPERQEKSLGKERTFATNLRTKAELAQHVRKFAYHCAASLRTANQRASVVAIKVRDGQFRTVTRSRSLDRPSNAVGQITDAALALLETLPMPPTGVRLLGVRVEGLVGQESGYQAAFDDDPRDSASAHGVDEVRRRFGTDALLPAALLPTALPGKQERPPGGGATTP, from the coding sequence ATGAGCAACGCTCCCCGCAGCGCCGCAGCGCGCCGCAACTGGGGTGACGACGACTCCGGCACGCCCATCCTCCACCTGGACATGGACGCCTTCTTCGCCTCCGTGGAGGAACTGGACTACCCCCACCTTCGCGGCAGGCCCCTCGCCGTGGGCGGGCGGGAACGCGGCGTCATCAGCGCCGCCAACTACCAGGCGCGCGCGTACGGGGTGCGCTCTGCCATGCCCACCCACCTGGCCCTTGCCGCCTGCCCCCAACTGGTACTGCAGCCCGGCAGGTTCTCCCGCTACCGGGAGGTCAGCGCCGCCGTGATGGCGCTGCTCGCAGAGGTCACCTACCGGGTGGAACAGGTCAGCGTGGACGAGGCCTACCTGGACGTCTCCGGGGCCCGGCGCACCGGCGGCAGCCCAGTGGAGATCGGCGCACACCTGCGCCAGCGGATCCGCGAACGGGTGGGGGTGCCCGCCTCCGTCGGCGTGGGCTCCACCAAGCTGATCGCCAAACTGGCCTCCGCGCACGCCAAACCCGACGGCCTCCTGCTCATCCCCGCCCAGCGCTCCCTGGAGTTCCTCCACTCCCTGCCCGTGGGCGCCATCCCCGGGATCGGGGCGGTGACCCAAAGGAAACTGTCCGCCCGCGAGCTCCACACCGTGGGGGACCTAGCCGACCTGCTGCTCACCGGGCTCCTGCCGGGCGCGCGGCACGCTGCGGGCGCCCCGGCCGCCGGACACGCTGCGGGCGCCCCGGCCGCGCGGCACGGCGGCAGCGTCGTCCCCGTCACCGCGCTACCACTGTTACCGGGCGGGCGGGAACTGGAGCGACTGGTGGGCAGGTCGGCCGCAGAGAGCCTGGCGCGCATGGTCTTCAACAACGACCGCCGCCAGGTGCGCCCCGAACGCCAGGAGAAATCCCTGGGCAAGGAACGCACCTTCGCCACCAACCTGCGCACCAAGGCCGAGCTCGCCCAGCACGTGCGCAAGTTCGCCTACCACTGCGCCGCCTCCCTGCGCACCGCGAACCAGCGCGCCAGCGTGGTGGCGATCAAGGTCAGGGACGGGCAGTTTCGCACCGTCACCCGCTCGCGCAGCCTGGACCGACCCAGCAACGCGGTCGGGCAGATCACCGATGCGGCCCTGGCCCTGCTGGAGACGCTGCCCATGCCACCCACCGGCGTCAGGCTGCTCGGCGTGCGCGTGGAGGGACTGGTAGGGCAGGAGAGCGGATACCAGGCTGCCTTCGACGACGACCCGCGCGACTCCGCCTCCGCCCACGGCGTCGACGAGGTGCGCCGGCGCTTTGGCACCGACGCCCTGCTCCCGGCGGCCCTCCTCCCGACCGCCCTACCGGGAAAGCAGGAAAGGCCGCCCGGCGGTGGGGCCACCACCCCTTAG
- the mraZ gene encoding division/cell wall cluster transcriptional repressor MraZ: MFLGHYTPRLDDKGRLILPARFRDVLKRIGSDELVITPGQEGCLYVYPYEEFQEIHARMRAQASSNAAVRHIERFMLSSAHLERPDSQGRVTIPAHLRDKAELEKDLLVAGVGQRFEIWSVPRWEAYQVEQSEALAHVQEEIFL, translated from the coding sequence ATGTTTCTTGGTCACTACACGCCGCGGCTGGATGACAAGGGGCGCCTGATCCTGCCCGCTCGCTTCCGTGACGTCCTCAAGCGCATCGGCAGTGACGAACTGGTCATTACCCCCGGCCAGGAGGGCTGCCTTTACGTCTACCCGTACGAGGAATTCCAGGAGATCCACGCGCGGATGCGTGCCCAGGCCTCCTCGAACGCTGCGGTTCGTCACATTGAGCGCTTCATGCTCTCCAGCGCCCACCTGGAGCGCCCGGACAGCCAGGGACGGGTCACCATCCCGGCCCACCTGCGGGACAAGGCGGAACTGGAGAAGGACCTGCTGGTGGCGGGTGTGGGCCAGCGCTTCGAGATCTGGTCCGTGCCCAGGTGGGAGGCCTACCAGGTGGAGCAGAGCGAAGCCCTTGCCCACGTGCAGGAGGAGATCTTCCTGTGA
- the rsmH gene encoding 16S rRNA (cytosine(1402)-N(4))-methyltransferase RsmH codes for MIQDNAAQDAATPGHGLAAGAPTATEVAALHAPVLRDRCVELLAPALAEPGAVAIDGTLGMGGHSEAILEACPNARVVGIDRDPRALELASARLARFGDRFTGVLTTYDAVAQVAAKHGRDGRVQAILLDLGVSSLQLDDAERGFSYAQDAELDMRMGDTGPSAADLLASASESELRRIISVYGEERFAGAIAREIVRRREVNPVRRTGELADLVRDCIPAPARRTGGNPAKRTFQALRIAVNDELRILERTLPAAIGALSVGGRIAVESYHSLEDRMVKQAFAAGATSSAPPGLPVVLPEHAPYLRLLTRGAEVADAAELARNPRSASVRLRAAELLRPAPKSSSRPAPAVSTTPRHRRK; via the coding sequence ATGATCCAGGACAACGCCGCGCAGGACGCCGCGACGCCCGGTCACGGGCTGGCCGCCGGCGCCCCGACCGCGACGGAGGTGGCCGCCCTGCACGCGCCCGTGCTGCGCGACCGGTGCGTGGAGCTGCTCGCCCCGGCGCTGGCGGAGCCGGGCGCGGTGGCGATCGATGGCACGCTGGGAATGGGCGGGCACTCCGAGGCGATTTTGGAGGCCTGTCCCAACGCTCGGGTGGTCGGCATCGACCGCGACCCGCGCGCCCTGGAGCTGGCCAGCGCCCGCCTGGCGCGTTTTGGCGACCGCTTCACCGGCGTCCTGACGACCTACGACGCGGTGGCGCAGGTGGCTGCCAAGCACGGCCGCGACGGGCGGGTGCAGGCGATCTTGCTGGACCTGGGGGTGTCCTCGCTCCAGCTGGACGACGCCGAGCGCGGCTTCTCATACGCGCAGGACGCGGAGCTGGACATGCGCATGGGGGACACCGGGCCCTCGGCCGCCGACCTGCTGGCGAGCGCGAGCGAGTCCGAGCTGCGCCGCATCATCTCCGTCTACGGCGAGGAGCGCTTTGCCGGGGCGATCGCCCGGGAGATCGTGCGCCGCCGGGAGGTGAACCCGGTGCGCCGCACGGGCGAGCTGGCTGACCTGGTGCGCGACTGCATTCCCGCCCCGGCGCGCCGCACCGGCGGCAACCCGGCCAAGCGCACGTTCCAGGCGCTGCGCATCGCGGTCAACGACGAGCTGCGCATCCTGGAGCGCACCCTGCCGGCGGCGATCGGCGCCCTGTCCGTGGGTGGCCGGATCGCGGTCGAGTCCTACCACTCGCTGGAGGACCGGATGGTCAAGCAGGCCTTCGCGGCGGGGGCTACGTCTTCCGCCCCGCCCGGCCTGCCGGTGGTGCTGCCCGAGCACGCCCCCTACCTGCGTCTGCTCACGCGTGGCGCGGAGGTGGCCGACGCTGCCGAGCTGGCCCGCAATCCCCGTTCTGCCTCCGTGCGCCTACGGGCCGCTGAGCTGCTGCGCCCCGCCCCCAAGTCTTCGTCCCGCCCCGCCCCAGCCGTATCCACAACCCCCCGCCACAGGAGGAAGTAA
- a CDS encoding peptidoglycan D,D-transpeptidase FtsI family protein, with protein MAAPTQRPPRSAWGAFISLSLAMVLVVGLGLLRAQVWNREEFNSRALSARTVSFEEFGPRGDILDASGAVLATSVERVDVFANLQLLSQDVVCQREINPQTGKLERVKGTDEDGKETDCVVIGEGAHGAAQILGPILGRDPIELGGELAGDAVWHPVARGILPTQWRQIEEWNFAGVERKDAYVRQYPAGRVGSTVTGLTMKGDEEDEVIGATGLELTQDEYLQGTKGEFYYERSASGLHIPGSEKVVVSEARPGQTVHTALISDLQLVAQDAIDGTVAKFGADWGTAVVQEVSTGRILALADSNSFDPSAPSSQWEGRTIESRAVTTPVEPGSTGKIVTFAAALDSGAITPTTPVTSPYYYTAPNGESFSDADEHETMPYTATGVLAASSNTGTVQVGDRVDDSLRENYLRQFGFGEITGIELPGESAGVLTAASQWDGRQRYTTMFGQGYSGTILQLNAMMAAVGGGGIYRAPRLVDGYTNADGQYSAAPRPEERQVMKEAHAKELVTMLESVASRDGTGAAGRVEGYRTAGKTGTSQIIGPGGQVSGTVASFSGLLPANAPVVAITVVIYNPRKDIWGSTVAAPVFQTIGSASMRILDQRPTAVPFKPYPLRTDVPAESEEN; from the coding sequence GTGGCAGCACCGACGCAGCGCCCCCCGCGCAGCGCGTGGGGGGCGTTCATCTCTCTGTCATTGGCGATGGTGCTGGTGGTGGGGCTCGGTTTGCTGCGCGCCCAGGTGTGGAACCGGGAGGAGTTCAACAGTCGCGCCCTGTCTGCCCGCACCGTTTCCTTTGAGGAATTCGGGCCGCGCGGCGACATCCTGGACGCCTCCGGGGCGGTGCTGGCCACCTCCGTGGAGCGGGTCGATGTTTTCGCGAACCTGCAGCTGCTCAGCCAGGACGTGGTGTGTCAGCGGGAGATTAACCCGCAGACCGGCAAGCTGGAGCGGGTCAAGGGCACGGATGAGGACGGCAAGGAAACCGATTGTGTGGTGATCGGTGAGGGCGCGCACGGCGCGGCGCAGATCCTGGGGCCGATCCTGGGGCGTGACCCTATCGAACTGGGTGGTGAGCTGGCCGGAGACGCCGTGTGGCACCCGGTTGCGCGGGGGATTTTGCCCACCCAGTGGCGCCAGATCGAGGAGTGGAACTTCGCTGGCGTCGAGCGGAAGGACGCGTACGTGCGTCAGTACCCGGCGGGGCGCGTGGGCTCCACGGTGACGGGGCTGACCATGAAGGGCGACGAGGAGGACGAGGTCATTGGTGCCACCGGCCTGGAGCTGACCCAGGACGAGTACCTGCAGGGCACGAAGGGGGAGTTCTACTACGAGCGTTCCGCCAGTGGCCTGCACATCCCCGGCTCCGAGAAGGTGGTGGTCTCTGAGGCCCGCCCGGGCCAGACCGTCCACACCGCGTTGATCAGTGACTTGCAGCTGGTGGCCCAGGACGCGATCGACGGCACGGTCGCTAAGTTCGGGGCCGATTGGGGCACGGCCGTGGTGCAGGAGGTCTCGACCGGGCGCATCCTGGCGCTGGCGGACTCCAATTCCTTCGATCCGTCGGCCCCGTCTTCGCAGTGGGAGGGCCGCACGATCGAGTCGAGGGCGGTGACCACGCCGGTGGAGCCCGGTTCTACGGGCAAGATCGTCACCTTCGCTGCGGCCCTGGACTCTGGTGCGATCACCCCCACCACGCCGGTGACCTCGCCCTACTACTACACGGCTCCCAACGGGGAGAGCTTCAGCGACGCGGACGAGCACGAGACGATGCCGTACACGGCCACGGGCGTGCTGGCGGCGTCGTCGAACACCGGCACCGTGCAGGTGGGCGACCGGGTGGATGACTCGCTGCGGGAGAACTACCTGCGCCAGTTCGGCTTCGGCGAGATCACGGGCATCGAGCTGCCCGGCGAGAGCGCCGGCGTGCTCACGGCCGCGAGCCAGTGGGATGGCCGCCAGCGCTACACCACCATGTTCGGTCAGGGTTATTCCGGCACGATTTTGCAGCTCAACGCCATGATGGCGGCCGTGGGTGGCGGCGGTATCTACCGCGCCCCTCGCCTGGTGGACGGTTACACGAACGCCGACGGCCAGTACAGCGCCGCCCCGCGCCCCGAGGAGCGGCAGGTGATGAAGGAGGCCCACGCCAAGGAGCTGGTGACGATGCTGGAATCCGTCGCCAGCAGGGACGGTACGGGCGCGGCCGGCCGGGTGGAGGGCTACCGGACGGCCGGCAAGACCGGCACCAGCCAGATCATCGGCCCGGGTGGGCAGGTCAGCGGCACCGTGGCCTCGTTCTCCGGCTTGCTGCCCGCCAACGCCCCCGTGGTTGCCATCACCGTGGTCATCTACAACCCGCGCAAGGACATCTGGGGCTCTACGGTGGCGGCGCCGGTGTTCCAGACGATCGGTTCTGCCTCGATGCGGATTCTGGATCAGCGCCCCACCGCCGTACCCTTTAAGCCCTACCCGCTTCGCACCGACGTGCCCGCCGAGTCAGAGGAAAACTAG
- a CDS encoding UDP-N-acetylmuramoyl-L-alanyl-D-glutamate--2,6-diaminopimelate ligase, translated as MMELVEMRPQPRSESLAKLAERFELVAANEAPVDDVAVTGATMDSADVRAGEVFLALSGLKKHGAQYAPAAVDAGAVAVITDAAGAQLCQDSGVAGRVPVLVHPDVRRLAGPLSVELYGDPASEMIKTAVTGTNGKTTTSYFLEAILAAHRGSCVVAGTVELRVGDKTVESPRTTVEAPVLHRLLRMGREHGVDAASLEASSHAIDLGRLDGIVFDVVGFTNLQRDHLDYHNTMDQYLLDKAQLFTPEHARAGVVCVDDEYGRKLAQIATIPVTTVRAYDGDTEADWTVHDERVSLEEAASTFLLRGPDGREITAQCPLPGRVNIQNAALAIVMALELGIDEATVVAAVAGAHNIPGRMQRVSQREEGRALCIVDYAHTPDALRLALQAIRPITPGRIIIVFGSDGDRDQGKRPMLGAVAAELADVLVVTDENPRSEDAATIRQEILAGVREVRPGMEDVHEALTRAEAVREGVQLAGPDDTVIVTGKGHEPYQEIAGVFHRYNDAPVMREAVIEKWGKA; from the coding sequence ATGATGGAACTGGTTGAGATGCGTCCGCAGCCGCGCTCCGAGTCGCTGGCAAAGCTGGCGGAGCGCTTTGAGTTGGTGGCGGCCAATGAGGCGCCGGTGGACGACGTTGCAGTCACGGGCGCAACGATGGACTCGGCCGACGTGCGGGCCGGCGAGGTGTTCCTGGCTCTGTCCGGTCTGAAGAAGCACGGCGCCCAGTACGCGCCGGCGGCCGTGGACGCCGGGGCGGTGGCCGTGATTACCGACGCGGCAGGCGCCCAGCTGTGCCAGGACAGCGGTGTGGCCGGGCGGGTGCCGGTGCTGGTTCACCCCGACGTGCGCCGGCTGGCCGGCCCGCTGAGCGTGGAGCTGTACGGCGACCCCGCCAGCGAGATGATCAAGACGGCCGTGACGGGCACGAACGGCAAGACCACCACCTCCTACTTCCTGGAGGCCATCTTGGCGGCCCACCGGGGCTCGTGCGTGGTGGCGGGCACCGTGGAGCTGCGGGTGGGGGACAAGACCGTGGAGTCTCCGCGCACCACCGTGGAGGCACCGGTGCTGCACCGGCTGCTGCGCATGGGCCGCGAGCACGGCGTGGACGCCGCCTCCCTGGAGGCCTCCAGCCACGCCATCGACCTGGGGCGCCTGGATGGCATCGTGTTCGACGTGGTGGGCTTTACCAACCTGCAGCGCGACCACCTGGACTACCACAACACCATGGACCAGTACCTGCTGGACAAGGCCCAGCTGTTCACCCCGGAGCACGCGCGCGCCGGCGTGGTCTGCGTGGACGACGAGTACGGTCGCAAGCTGGCCCAGATCGCCACGATCCCGGTGACCACGGTGCGCGCCTACGACGGCGACACCGAGGCGGACTGGACGGTCCACGACGAGCGGGTCTCTCTGGAGGAGGCTGCCTCCACCTTCCTGCTGCGCGGCCCGGACGGCCGCGAGATCACCGCCCAGTGCCCGCTGCCCGGGCGCGTCAACATCCAAAACGCGGCCCTGGCGATCGTGATGGCCCTGGAGCTGGGGATCGACGAGGCCACCGTGGTGGCGGCGGTGGCCGGCGCCCACAACATTCCCGGCCGCATGCAGCGGGTCAGCCAACGCGAGGAGGGCCGGGCCCTGTGCATCGTGGACTACGCCCACACTCCCGACGCGCTGCGCCTCGCCCTGCAGGCGATCCGCCCGATCACCCCGGGCCGGATCATCATCGTCTTCGGCTCCGACGGCGACCGCGACCAGGGCAAGCGCCCGATGCTCGGCGCGGTGGCGGCCGAGCTGGCCGACGTCCTGGTGGTCACCGACGAGAACCCGCGCTCTGAGGACGCCGCCACCATCCGCCAGGAAATCCTGGCCGGCGTGCGGGAGGTGCGCCCCGGCATGGAGGACGTCCACGAGGCCCTCACCCGGGCCGAGGCGGTGCGCGAGGGCGTGCAGCTGGCAGGCCCCGACGACACCGTGATCGTCACCGGCAAGGGCCACGAGCCCTACCAGGAGATCGCGGGCGTCTTCCACCGCTACAACGACGCCCCCGTGATGCGGGAGGCCGTGATCGAGAAGTGGGGCAAGGCGTGA
- a CDS encoding UDP-N-acetylmuramoyl-tripeptide--D-alanyl-D-alanine ligase has product MIALGAAEVAALTGGQLFAPAGEEIVVGGNVVRDSREVGAGDLFVAITGESNDGHAYAQRAHDAGAVLTLAERELPVPHVRVENTVAALGRLAAGVLARLREQAEAGGEKLTVLGVTGSAGKTTTKDLLAVLCAQLGPTVAPQASYNNEIGLPLTVLKCTEETRYLVLEMGASGPGHIDELTAIAPLDLAGVLMVGTAHLGGFGSAAAVAAAKAEILAGLVPGGVAVLNADDAQVAAMSAPGAKRLTFSASGRAATCRALDVKLDATSRASFDLEYAGAQSARVDLRLVGAHHVANALAAATFALELGLGVAEAAAVLSTHGPASPHRMDVRQSADGVLVIDDSYNANEDSMRAALRVLQDLAAPRREEGGRALAVLGEMLELGETSAEIHARVGQAAAQAGADVVIALGQAAEPLGQAAAAGGAQVFYASSPEQARELLALRPGDVVLIKGSHGSGAYRLAEALN; this is encoded by the coding sequence GTGATCGCGCTTGGCGCCGCCGAGGTCGCGGCCCTGACCGGCGGTCAGCTCTTTGCCCCGGCGGGGGAAGAAATCGTGGTGGGCGGCAACGTCGTACGCGACTCGCGGGAGGTGGGGGCCGGCGATCTCTTCGTGGCGATCACCGGTGAGAGCAACGACGGGCACGCCTACGCGCAGCGCGCGCACGACGCCGGCGCGGTGCTGACCCTGGCCGAGCGCGAACTGCCGGTGCCGCACGTGCGGGTGGAGAACACGGTGGCCGCGCTCGGCAGGCTGGCTGCCGGCGTGCTGGCCCGGCTGCGGGAGCAGGCCGAGGCGGGCGGGGAGAAGCTGACCGTGCTGGGCGTGACCGGCTCGGCGGGCAAGACCACCACCAAGGACCTGCTGGCCGTGCTGTGCGCGCAACTGGGCCCGACGGTGGCCCCGCAGGCCTCCTACAACAACGAGATCGGGCTGCCCCTGACCGTGCTGAAGTGCACGGAGGAAACCCGCTACCTGGTGCTGGAGATGGGTGCCTCCGGCCCGGGCCACATCGACGAGCTCACCGCGATCGCGCCGCTGGACCTGGCCGGTGTGCTCATGGTCGGCACCGCCCACCTGGGCGGATTCGGCTCGGCCGCGGCGGTGGCCGCCGCCAAGGCGGAGATCCTGGCCGGGCTGGTTCCCGGCGGGGTGGCCGTGCTCAACGCAGACGACGCCCAGGTTGCGGCCATGAGCGCCCCGGGCGCCAAGCGCCTGACCTTCTCCGCCAGCGGGCGGGCAGCCACCTGCCGGGCACTGGACGTGAAGCTGGACGCCACCAGCCGCGCCTCCTTCGACCTGGAGTACGCCGGGGCGCAGAGCGCGCGGGTCGACCTGCGGCTGGTGGGCGCGCACCACGTGGCCAACGCGCTGGCCGCCGCCACCTTCGCACTGGAGCTGGGCCTGGGCGTGGCCGAGGCGGCCGCCGTGCTCTCCACCCACGGCCCGGCCAGCCCGCACCGGATGGACGTGCGCCAAAGCGCCGACGGCGTGCTGGTGATCGACGACTCCTACAACGCCAACGAGGACTCGATGCGCGCCGCCCTGCGCGTGCTGCAAGACCTCGCCGCCCCCAGGCGGGAGGAGGGCGGGCGCGCGCTGGCCGTGCTCGGGGAGATGCTGGAGTTGGGCGAGACCTCCGCTGAGATTCACGCCCGCGTGGGCCAGGCCGCCGCGCAGGCCGGGGCGGACGTGGTGATCGCGCTGGGCCAGGCGGCGGAGCCGCTGGGGCAGGCTGCGGCGGCCGGGGGAGCGCAGGTGTTCTACGCCTCCAGCCCGGAGCAGGCGCGCGAGCTGCTGGCCTTGCGCCCTGGAGACGTTGTTCTCATTAAGGGCTCGCACGGCTCTGGCGCGTATAGGCTTGCGGAAGCTCTGAACTAA